Part of the Mangifera indica cultivar Alphonso chromosome 4, CATAS_Mindica_2.1, whole genome shotgun sequence genome, TGGGCTGGTTCTAGGCAGCATAAAAAAGATTCGTGACTCGTTTGAGGCAGAAGTGATAATGACAATCGATTTTATAGTAGAATTTGGCATGATTTTCTACATGTTTGTGTTGGGATTGGAGATGGATTTCTATGTGATTCTAAAACGACCCACTCGAGGTGCTATTGTGGCCTATTCCGGGATGATTTCTACATTCATTTTATCTTGCAGCATAACCCCATTTCTTCATTATGCAAAGACTCCAAGTATTGACTTTACCCTTTGCCTGGCATTCATTGCAGCAGGCAGTGGCTCTCATATACTGTCTAGAGTCATAACAAGTCTCAAGATAGGCAAGTCTGATATAGGAAAACTTGGAATGGCTGCAGGAGTTCATGCTGATATGGTTTCAATGCTTATGATTTGCTTGGCAAGTATTTTTTTCCCAAGACTAGCAACTTTTGAAGATAGCATTAAAGCATATGTCACAAAGGGTGCTGCACTCATCATCCAGTCAGTTTTTGCTGCAAAAGTTTCACCAGTTTTCATGAACTGGATCAACAATGAAAACCCTGAAGGCAAAGCCATGAAAGGCACACATCTTGTGCTGTCACTGGCCTTCATGGTGTTTGTATGCAGCTGCTCTCCATGGTATGGTTACAGCTCCATTCTTAGTGCATTTATGGCTGGGATTTTTTTCCCTTCCGAAGGGAGAATCTCAAAGTGGACAGTGGGAAAAATCAATTACTTGTTAAGCACTGTTTATTAtcctattttcttcttttgggtGGGTTACCATGCTCGTCTTGATAGATTTGAAGCTGCCAATTTAGGCACCTGGGCAAGGTTCTTCATGCTTATAGCCATAAATATAGTTGGGAAAGTTACTGGAACAGTCATCTGTGGATTTCTGTTAGGTTTTCGTTTGCCTGAGTCTGTTGCACTGGGGCTTTTGTTGACTGCAAAGGGCCATTTTGCTATTTTCTTGGCTGTCCTTTCCTTTGCTGTAAGTTTCCAAAACCTTTGATTTATACAAATTCTTAGGCATTATAACATctgttacatttttttctttggaagagattgaattttcaaattttcttgcTGAAATTATTGAACTATCGGCTTTTTTGGATTAAACTTTTATGTCCTGCAACCAAATGCAGCATTTAGGTCTAATCACAGCTACAACAAACGCTATAATTGTGATTTGCATCTTCCTCTCCGTTGTGCACACCCCATTTGTGGTGAGGCATATCATTGAACGAGCAAGGAAACGTGCACCAACTCGGCGGATGGCATTGCAGGGGCTTGACCCATCACAGCAGCTGAGAATTTTGCTTTGTCTACATGGCCCTCATAATCTGGCTTCTACTATCAACTTCATTGAAATTTCTCGAGGGCCAGCTAACCCTGGAATCATGGTTTATGTTACTGACTTGATCGAACTCACAGACCAGATCGCTGCTACGCTTGTGCATCAAGAAGGAGCGTTGGAGTCTGTGGACACAGTGACTGTGACGGACAAGGCGGTGATGGAAATGAGAGAAGAAATCACCAGGGGAGTCCAATCTTATGTGGATGAAAATGGTGAAGGTATCACACTCAAACGAATGCTTGCTCTGTCATCTTTCGGTGGCATGCCACAAGATATCTGCGTTATCGGTGAAGACCTCATGGTTTCTCTCATAGTCTTGCCATTTCATAAAAGACAACAGCCTGATGGTACATTAGACGCCGGCCATCCTGGCTTCCGGTATGTCAACCGTAAGGTAATTCGCAAAATTTTATCCAATTGTCTCTTTTTCTTATCGAAAGAACTAAAGTTTGTTGTTTTCTGGATCTCTCACGTTTTTCTGTATAATAGTCAAACTTCAATATCcgttatcaataaatttatatgtacctattttaagtatataaatatatacacatttatatgtattatcatgtgattagatgattttaaattaagaataaaataataaccaatcatataatgacacatatgagtgtgtatacatttgtatatctaaattagatacacataatattactcatttgtTATACTAAACTTTGACTAGTTGTGTTTAAAACAAAACTAATAATACCAAACgtgttttttataatattaattactattaaatgtattatactaaaaataatatatataaaaataatgatatattaatatataatttgataattaaaataatattattatttatatatatagttttattaatcaaactagttatattgattttaaaacaaaacaaaaccgttttaattatatatgtttaatactttgataacaaaatctaaaaatttgatttccttaaaaagaaattttgaaaatcaataCTTTTAGTTAGtgttatattaacaaaatttgaagggACTGaactcttatatttaattattaaaagaattgaatttttatattattatatagaaatgatcaaatttttaatattttttattaaagaatataaaGAAGCATAATTAGAATTGgttattacattttattttaaaatagcgtaattagtttaatatattaaaattttaattatttcaatggaaaaattcaaaagtttgtTCTCTTAACGGGGAAATTTAAAATTCTGCCAGTTATCTGCAAAGTGTTGTCATCCTaagaaaatattcaattttttattaattttttcttgttccAAACAGCTGCTGAGGAATTCATCATGTTCAATAGGGATCCTGGTGGACAGAGGGCTTGGACAGATGGGAAAAAAGTCACCAACACAAACACCAATGAATGTGGCAGTGATATTTATAGGAGGAAGGGATGACAGAGAGGCATTGGCATACGCAGGAAGAGTGGCAAGGCATCGGGGAGTAAGACTGACAGTGATAAGATTCCTACTAGACAATTCAGAGAACTCACAGAGAAGTTTTCACAGAGACAACACAGCTGAGTATGAAGAAGAGATGAAGCTTGATGATGAAGCATTTGCAGAGTTTTATGAGAGACATGTAGCTGGAGGGCATGTGGCTTACAAGGAAAAGCACATGGCAAATTCTGCAGAAACATATGAAACACTGAGGTCACTTGAAGGCCAATATGCACTCATAATTGTAGGGAGAGGAGGGAGAGTGAACTCAACTTTGACTGCAGGAATGAATGATTGGCAACAATGTCCAGAATTGGGACCAGTTGGGGATGTTCTCTCTGGCTCAGATTTTTCAGTCAGTACTTCGGTTTTGATCATAAAACAACATGACACTAAAGGAGGGCTTGATGGACTTGATGAAGACTTCTCTatcatgtaaatataaatatacatatatatgaaatGACTTTAGGACCACAATTACCATAGGCAGATTGTAGAATTCTACTCGTTAATTAGAAAACGGACAGAAATTAACCATGTactctaaaaagaaaaatggagaaaGAAGAAGTATGTTGCAAGAAGGCAAATAATACAATAGagcttttttacttttttaatttctcttattttatcTGGAAATTCTATACATTAACaatcttttaactttttattaagttttttttttttttaatttgatctcTAAATGTTTGTATACTcgttgttaataaataaaatatgactggtgaatgattttattttaaaattaaagctTTAAACAGTTGATTGATTTTTTGAATCGATTAGGCAAGAAGAAAGATGCAGAGAAACTGATCAGTTTTGTGAGAATTTGACTTATATTTAGCTTTTAGGATGCATGTTATAAAGTTAATATGCATATTAGTTTACCTGAAACTAGGGGTGGACTCAAGCCACACTCAAGTTGAACTTATGCAAAAACTCTAACTCGGCAGTTTAATTCAAGTTCTTCAGCTTATTAATGTTTGCACACAAAAGCTCCGTTCGAAACGCCCAAAACGAGGGTTAAGTTAGTGATGCAAAATTTAAGCCCCGAAAGATAGCTCAAGAGTTatggataaataaaaaaaaagaagctttGAGAAGAGGCATGAGGTGGATCAAACAAGTGGAATCTCATGTTACATTAATGTTCataaaataagaaactaaagGTGGTTCAACAATCTGCAAATTTTTGCTGTATTCAGGATGCCAATTTGTGCTGTCAAAACCTCTTGTTACACCACGCATTCATCACTCAAAACATTAGTTCATTACAATAACAAGAATTTCTTAACTTCTGTCCAGCACCAAGGACCAAACTTTTAAACAACTGCTGAAGAAATGTACATTAATAGTCTCTTGAATGCTTTGCAGCCTCAGCCTACAAACAGATACACTTAGAAAAGTAagaaatcaagttaaaataCGCTTGTGTCCCTAGCAACACATACACAGAAACTAGAAAGTGTAGCAGGGCTTAACTCTTccaattagaataatattacgAATTTTGTGCCAGGCATCTGGAACACACTTCGATAACAACTTACTGAGAACCAACTTTAATAAGCACAGAAGACAAATAATGTCTATTGACAAACATTCACCACAAGTTCCCAATCACACTCACCATTATATAACGCCCTGATAAAACACTTCAAAAACAACTGAAGTGCACCCATATTCAACACACCAATGTCAACTAAACACCAAACTATTGAATCACAATCCAAGACACATTTTCTATAAGAATGTATCAAgtactttataaataaaagagtgACCAAATGCAAAAAGTTATGCCCACCATAGAATTTATTGGCGAATGACAAATTTTCTGAAGATCATGACAACATTTTAATAGCATCAAAGAAGGATGCTTAAAGTTAAATGATTAAAAGAAGACCAAAAAAGAGAGATGCCACACCTCAAATGCACTTTTCAGTGTGTCAAGTTCCCTATCGAGGTCATTTATAGCCTGGTTATATGCCTGCATTGGTGAAGACTGGCTTGTGGTGTGAATCTacaaaattacatcaaataagTTATGAAACCAGAATTTAGTAAATCAAAGCCAATGTCATAACCATACATGGGCAAATTTAGCCAAAAAGGGCGCTGCAAGCCATTAATCACAAAGTCAATAGAAATCCCATTCTCAAAAAGCATATATCTATGTATTCATTccataatttaatatttgttcaTTAGACCTCCAATATatcaattcaaccaaataataaaattctcaaacCGTTAACCAAGCTAGTCTAAAAATTCTCATTTGgacaaaaacttttaaataggttatttttttcctcattCAGCCTATTATAGAACACAGTCAAACAATATCTGAATTCTTCAAACTGAGATGTGCAACCACATGAAGCATTATACAATTGTACACAAATAACCAAAAAGCAAATTCCAGCAAGCACACGATGGCAATATAGATCTTAGCTTATTAATTCTTTCATTTCTACTAAAATCCTTCTGAAACTTTCAAAACAAATACTGTTATCTTACAAAGCATTGCCCAAACATTATCAATCTTTTATAACTCACACAAGCATGCACTCTCCAGATAAAGTTTCCTGAACCCCAAATTCTGAAAACAATGGtttcaaataaaaacaacaaacctGGAAGATAATTGCCCGATTACAATCAGCATCTAATATGCAATTGAGCCATTAAAAACATACATACTTAGAGTTAAGTCAGGCTAGACTGACAAAaacaaacacataaaattaaaaaataataacaaaaatactaaCCCTAACAATGATTTTGTACTGAAGAGGGTGAGGGAGCTTGTAACCAGCGAATAACACATTCTCATCTCTATGTAATTGCCTAATCATCattaaacaaaaagattaattaGGATTTAATCAAGTCTcaaatagcaaaaaaaaaaagcagaggTAAGAAATATAAACAAACTGAAAAAGTACATGCGAAGAATGTTGCCGATAGTGTGCTCTTCTCTCTCAATAGTAAACGACGCTGCATTGATAATCTTCGTGTCTCTCTCGTAAGAAACCctaagatgaaaattttcagaaaacagaagcaacacaaaaataaaataacaaataccGTGAGCCCGATAGAAGAGTGTTTCAGAGAGGCCTTAGATTACTTTTTGGTTCCTTCGGGGACGACGAATCGTTCGTAACGATCGGGGGCATTCATGgctttttctctgttttctccACTCTCTCATAGAAGCTCCCAGCTCTGAAGATCTTAATCTCAGCCGGCGCAGCCACGTTTACACCAAAATTTGGTGGGTAAAATTAtttgctaaaaaaaaaattggtgggCAAAATGCCTTGATTCGGTGTCGTTTTTCGGTCTTCAACCTAAAGGATTCGTAGACATAGAGGTAATTATTTTCATCCgatagttttaatataaatcatttGGACCCA contains:
- the LOC123214384 gene encoding cation/H(+) antiporter 28-like; its protein translation is MAGKGKKCKDFVRITLANNGSGKVLGLMLAFILSNLAHHLLKPVYQPRIASDIIIGLVLGSIKKIRDSFEAEVIMTIDFIVEFGMIFYMFVLGLEMDFYVILKRPTRGAIVAYSGMISTFILSCSITPFLHYAKTPSIDFTLCLAFIAAGSGSHILSRVITSLKIGKSDIGKLGMAAGVHADMVSMLMICLASIFFPRLATFEDSIKAYVTKGAALIIQSVFAAKVSPVFMNWINNENPEGKAMKGTHLVLSLAFMVFVCSCSPWYGYSSILSAFMAGIFFPSEGRISKWTVGKINYLLSTVYYPIFFFWVGYHARLDRFEAANLGTWARFFMLIAINIVGKVTGTVICGFLLGFRLPESVALGLLLTAKGHFAIFLAVLSFAVTTTNAIIVICIFLSVVHTPFVVRHIIERARKRAPTRRMALQGLDPSQQLRILLCLHGPHNLASTINFIEISRGPANPGIMVYVTDLIELTDQIAATLVHQEGALESVDTVTVTDKAVMEMREEITRGVQSYVDENGEGITLKRMLALSSFGGMPQDICVIGEDLMVSLIVLPFHKRQQPDGTLDAGHPGFRYVNRKLLRNSSCSIGILVDRGLGQMGKKSPTQTPMNVAVIFIGGRDDREALAYAGRVARHRGVRLTVIRFLLDNSENSQRSFHRDNTAEYEEEMKLDDEAFAEFYERHVAGGHVAYKEKHMANSAETYETLRSLEGQYALIIVGRGGRVNSTLTAGMNDWQQCPELGPVGDVLSGSDFSVSTSVLIIKQHDTKGGLDGLDEDFSIM
- the LOC123213163 gene encoding DNA-directed RNA polymerases II, IV and V subunit 11-like — encoded protein: MNAPDRYERFVVPEGTKKVSYERDTKIINAASFTIEREEHTIGNILRMQLHRDENVLFAGYKLPHPLQYKIIVRIHTTSQSSPMQAYNQAINDLDRELDTLKSAFEAEAAKHSRDY